The DNA region GAAGAAGTGGCGGGAGGTGCTGAATCGCAGCCGACTGAAGACACTGGACGCTCCTTCATGGCTGTGGAAGAGCGTGGTGGAGTTAGTGGCACGCCACGAAGCGGCATATCTTGAGCATTGCCGTCAGTATGCGCTTCAGACAAAATGAAGCGGCGCGCGTCGTCTAGTTTTTGTAAAACTCGCTTCGTTTGCGGCTGTAGAAGATGTACACGCCCAGACCGATGATCAGCCACACGAAGAACCGTATCCAGGTTTTAGCTGGCAGCCCCGCCATCAGCAGCACGCAGAACAGTACGGAGAGCACTGGAATGATGGGCCCAAAGGGAACGCGAAAGCCTCGGGGCCGCTCCGGTTGGCGCACGCGGAGTACGATCACACCGATCGACACCAGTACAAAGGCGAACAGCGTTCCGATGTTCGACATCTCAGCGAAGGTGCCTACGTCAAAGAGGCCTGCGGGAATTGCCACGAGGACTCCTGCCACCCAGGTGGCGAAGGCTGGCGTGCGGAACTTCGGGTGTACGCGGCTGAAGACGTCGGGCAACAGGCGGTCGCGCGACATTGCAAACCATACCCGTGCCTGCCCCAGCTGGAAGACGAGAATGGACGAGATCATTCCCACCAGCGCACCGATGAGTACCGCAAGCCTCACCCAGTGCAGGCTGTGGCCTCCCGGCTCGGTGGTTGCGACTCTCTTCAGCGCGTTGACGACGGGAGCGCCATCACCGGCGACGGACTGCCAGGGAACCAGGCCGGTCAGCACCACGGCCACTCCGACGTACAGGATGGTGCAGACGACCAGCGTTGCGATGATGCCGATGGGCACGTCGCGGCGGGGATTTTTGCACTCCTCGCTTGCCGTCGAGATGGAATCGAAACCAATATAGGTGAAGAAGATTATCGAGCCACCGGCGAGAATGCCGCTCATACCGTTGGGAGAGAATGGCGTGTAGTTGGCCGGATGAATGAAGCTGAGTCCGAAGAAGACGAACAGCAGAATCGCTGCGATCTTCACCAAGACCATAATGTTGTTGGTACGCGAGGACTCGCGGATGCCGCGCACAAGCACGACAGTCAGCAGCAGCACAATTAAAAATGCCGGAATGTTGAAGCCTGCGTGCCACCCCGGGGTGTAGATGTCGTTTCCCTGAAGGTCCTGGAGGCCCAGCGGAAG from Edaphobacter paludis includes:
- a CDS encoding amino acid permease; protein product: MKKTLGPVSLTALGIGAVIGSGIFTVIGVAIGGNPAALVSWSDSPVIDLLLHHGAIAGRPGAGPALAISLVLVAIVCALTGLCYAELASMIPIAGSAYTYTYATLGELVAWIIGWDLILEYAFSNMSVSVGFAAHVVALLDWMGIHISPKWLSPAYLPLGLQDLQGNDIYTPGWHAGFNIPAFLIVLLLTVVLVRGIRESSRTNNIMVLVKIAAILLFVFFGLSFIHPANYTPFSPNGMSGILAGGSIIFFTYIGFDSISTASEECKNPRRDVPIGIIATLVVCTILYVGVAVVLTGLVPWQSVAGDGAPVVNALKRVATTEPGGHSLHWVRLAVLIGALVGMISSILVFQLGQARVWFAMSRDRLLPDVFSRVHPKFRTPAFATWVAGVLVAIPAGLFDVGTFAEMSNIGTLFAFVLVSIGVIVLRVRQPERPRGFRVPFGPIIPVLSVLFCVLLMAGLPAKTWIRFFVWLIIGLGVYIFYSRKRSEFYKN